The Nomascus leucogenys isolate Asia chromosome 23, Asia_NLE_v1, whole genome shotgun sequence genome includes a window with the following:
- the LOC100592999 gene encoding LOW QUALITY PROTEIN: methyltransferase-like protein 2 (The sequence of the model RefSeq protein was modified relative to this genomic sequence to represent the inferred CDS: inserted 1 base in 1 codon; substituted 1 base at 1 genomic stop codon) translates to MSIRILPAHKRGSGAKDSNLDSEKHKQRTYEDRLFPASSATFGILEVGCGVGNSVFPILNTLQNSPESFLYCDFASGAVELVNSHSSYSAAQCFAFVHDVCDDGLPYPFPDGILDVILLAFVLSSIHPDXMQGVVNLLSKLLKPGGMLLFXDYGRYDKTQLRLKKGHCLSENFYVQGDGTRAYFFTKGEVHSMFCKASLDEKQNLVDRHLQVNRKKQVKMHQVWVQGKFQKPLHQTQNSSNMVSTPLSQD, encoded by the exons atgagtATCAGAATTCTGCCTGCCCACAAGAGGGGATCTGGAGCAAAAGACTCCAACCTAGACtctgaaaaacacaaacaaaggaCCTATGAAGACCGATTGTTTCCTGCTAGCAGTGCCACCTTCGGGATACTAGAGGTTGGTTGTGGAGTTGGAAATAGTGTGTTTCCAATTTTGAACACTTTGCAGAACTCTCCAGAGTCCTTTCTGTATTGTGATTTTGCTTCTGGAGCTGTGGAGCTCGTAAATTCACACTCGTCCTACAGCGCAGCCCAGTGTTTTGCCTTTGTTCATGACGTCTGTGATGATGGCTTACCTTACCCTTTTCCAGACGGGATCCTGGATGTCATTCTCCTTGCCTTTGTGCTCTCTTCTATTCATCCTG AGATGCAAGGTGTTGTAAACCTACTGTCCAAGTTACTGAAACCTGGGGGAATGCTGTTATTTTGAGACTATGGAAGATATGATAAGACTCAGCTTCGTTTGAAAAAGGgacattgtttatctgaaaattttTATGTTCAAGGAGATGGTACCAGAGCATATTTCTTTACAAAAGGGGAAGTCCACAGTATGTTCTGCAAAGCCAGTTTAGATGAAAAGCAAAATCTTGTTGATCGCCACTTACAAGTTAATAggaaaaaacaagtgaaaatgcACCAAGTGTGGGTTCAAGGCAAATTCCAGAAACCATTGCACCAGACTCAGAATAGCTCCAATATGGTATCTACACCCCTTTCTCAAGACTGA